Sequence from the Crassostrea angulata isolate pt1a10 chromosome 9, ASM2561291v2, whole genome shotgun sequence genome:
ATAAGCGATTCTAAAATCTAACCtggaattttaaaatctaaccGGGAATTTTGAATAACATCTATTTTCGGTTTAGAGAATTACCGATCGTGTATATATACCGTCCCATATCTAAAAATATTCAGCCTTATACTATTTTAAGCTGAACATCGCTCGTTATAGGCACTGTCAGGcatgtttctttttcatcacTGCTGCCCCTACATGTATAAGGGGTAGAGCTGtgaacagttcaaagtacttcgctTTAGAGGTCTCACCTATGTGGACATACATCTTGTCTCGCCGTGTTACTCTGTCGCGATggtattatcaaattttacgcacttttgtgcaagccaggagaatactaacatcaaataaattgatcaatgcattatttacaaacagaatatgcacatagaataagaaataaatgcataaaatccaaaGACCACGAAATGAATACAACATGTCGGCCAGGTGTGCAATAGGGTGAATCGAAATCGAAGGGTCGATGTACAACTgtaccaggtatctgtgtgatggtgcctatttacgagcggtgttcagctttaatagctatctggggttttttttacagatatctACTGTCGCTTTACATTGTTTGACATAACTTATAAAAGACAATTATTGTTTCTGTagtgaaaatttatttaaaaagtcttaaatgaataattttttatcataattaaacTAGGATACCTTTCTTTTTGTCAcagaaaattgtataaaaaacacaaacattAATCACGCTTCCTAAGTAATAAATtactatttaataaaaattaataccgATTTTAGACaagttttaaatgatttgaaaaaaggGAAAAAGGTTCCATTGATACGAATAAACTAATTATGCATTAACTGAACTGGATAACTTTGTGTTTTGAATTACCAAACATACAATActagtacattgtattttatcaatatctatatAGGAAAAGCTATATTAGGCACAAGTGCGCtaaacaaacaagttttaaagtatattaatttttctctAACTAGACCTTTTACAGTTACAGCTCTATTATAATAATTGCTGTTTACAAGTAAAAAAAGTGGGACAGTGACTCTAAACTCCATAAACTCTTATATTACGAAGTATTGCGTTAGGAATACACATTATCAGGAACACTATATAAAGACCACTTTTATGCGTAAATTGCAATGAACAGTTTACGGCAAAGGATAGAGGCCATTGGGCCTTATCACTCACCTCAGCAACACCTTCCAATATATATGAACAATGGTACATGCACTATTCtaagataaatattttactCGCTGATGCTAAAGATGAGTGAATGTTAACCCCAAAAAAATTATCTGAGACTTGTTAAAATGAGAATTTGAGTGTGTATAAAGCATATTTTATGTACCTTTATTTACAGAACGAGGGTTGTTAGGGAGTTACTGAGAAAACACAAATATTTACCCTTTTAAGTGacgaattttgatgaaaattagggggaaaactgttatagttaagtttaaattgataaattttaaacttttaatgtaacatttatgattaacatgaatttataattcatgatatttttgattttatgtttTGGATTAATTCTAATATTCAGTTTGGATTTTCCTCATGTAtgagtaaattttattttattttagtttaattATATCTACTATTTCGCACAATTTCCTTTAAGTATTTTGCGGAAATTCTCTTTGTTAGCGAATTCATTCGCACATCTTTTGTAAACTTAGGATGACATTCCCAGCTGTTAGATACTAAGAAAAACATTCTTAATTCGGTTTCTTTGGAGGTAAATTCCTTTGCGCTTTTGGCTTGACACTTCGAAATTCCACATAGATAAacctatttatttcatttcggCCTCATATAAAAACTTATTTACTTTGTTTCGACTTCGAGTTAATCCTGTCTTTGTTACAGGCCTTCTCCGCGGAAATACGAGTAATTGTTATAACACCTTCTTTGGCTCAGCTAATAGTGTCAAGCATCAAAGAAATTTTGCCGAAATTGGGCGtaaacctttttaaaacaagttaccTGATTGGTCAAAATTAAAGTCCGTAGATTGACCGCAATGGTAGGTGACTTTAACAAAGTCACTTTCCATCTTGCGGCAATTCAATAAAGACAGTTTTACTTAAatttacggattttattttgattcattCAGGTAAGCTTGAAATTactgttttattctttttattatttaagctgaatttcatttaaggtttttattacttatttttaaattaaggatatttttgaaatagtttttaataCCTTAATCCAATTAATTAgatagtttttaaatttctttcatgacttcaatgttaaattgttattcGCTAAAAATTGCCCGCCTTAATTAAATAACTTTGTAATCTTTTTAACCTACACTCTAAATTATGCTTATTGCGTATTAATTTCTACTTTATAATTTATTCTCTTAAAGATTTAACTTTTCGGCCATTTAAACTTTACCGCGCCTTACTAGATAGAACTCTTCTGCGCGAGGAGATAAATAAGTTAGAGTAAACAAAAACGAAAATAGAAACTTTTTCCGctaaatttacaaaacaagtttaagtctttattttattacatttttcgatattttattattaatcaacAATGTTCAGACTTACGAATCATGTTTTAGGTAAGCGCTATGCTCGatattgttttgatttcttttaatgtcTATTGTTTATCTGTTTTAATTGTGTTTCGGAACTTTTGTTATCTCTTTGATTTTATAACATGCTTTTGtaatttgtgtatttcattcattttctttataagACACTTTCCATCTTGCGGCAATTCAATAAAGACAGTTTTACTTAAatttacggattttattttgattcattCAGGTGCTGTGGAAGCAAGTTTCTTGCAATTAGACACAGGTTGATCCTTGAGCTAATTTCCCCAAACAATTAGTCACGACGGTGAAAACCAGTGTGTGACAAGTGGTGGATAAACATCGCAAAAAGTCCTCCAAAAGATTgcattttgaaatgcaaaaaaaaaaaaattaatgttctgTTTACAACGACACATTTACTTGTCAGTGATCGGGCGTTAACGCGGAGatttaaaaacttaaacattTACCTCCTAGTGCCGGTAGAGCAAcaataaatcataaaagaaaatcaaattatacataATCTACATGCTCACTTTTCTATTTATTGAGACTAACatatgtaaagtttcactggtATTTTAATTGAATAAGGGAGAGATAACGAATTAATTTATCAAGAAATAGAAATCTGACCCCGACGATTTTATGAATTCTAACGTCAACGCGGCGCAACGAATATACATCAAAATTGTGGAATCTCAGGAAATACTTcagttttgatattttcttagcgggggtatCATTTGTAAGCTTcttcacagtacctctagttattTTTGTAATGATCGGTTCCATCATATGCCATAAATAACTTATTGTGAAGTATATTTTCTATCAATGCACAGGAGGGCCATGGTTGTTACAACAAAGGAACACactgaatgaaaataaacaaccaCAATATCAATCATCAACCTCATCATCACCAGCAGCAGTTTCGACATCAAAGTCCTGGaacttgtatttttatttttaaaaaatacctacACATCACCCTGTCACGGCTTCTATTCCAGTCCCTTgctatcttttctttttttcttaaaaaaaacccacacattTACCAGTTACAAGAACAACTAAGTTAAATAttacgatgacgtaaataatcctagatttttttgtttgctATTTCGATTTTTGACACAGAGAATCTGAGAgaaatgaaaactattttttttttcaggaattCGTTTGGACTTTTTCTAAATACTttgttcaaattttcaatattatgagTCGTTTGTAATGTAAATTTCAGTTGACCAACTATATTTAGCGTTGTCTTTTTTTTGACGGTAGAGGCGATATTTCAAAACTTGTAAGTTTTAATCTTATTAAATGAATATCAGTTTTGGTACCAAAATAATTGTAAGAActgaatttatatttataaaatggagaaaaaagataaaacttGGACAGACTTAACAATTAGCAAGCTCAAGTCAGCTTCTCTGATTAAGAGTTGTTGTCGTTTCCTGTATTTAATCTTAACAAGGTCCTAACATGGATCGGATACCACAACCGCGTGATAAGAGTGTGGATTATTTAAATGTATCTGTTTGCGCctttctttttaaacaatgaaactATGCTCGATCTAATATTTATTatcttgatttcttttaaatatttatatgtgtACTAATACAGCATGTGATCAAGTATAATATTAGActaataaacatgtaaaaacatGCATTATGATTCTGGATATCTTTACTACATGACTGTTCCATTTTCCTCTCTATCCAAAACTAAGATTGTATTTAAGtggtaaaaatattattatattaaagtgttttttgGAAAAGTTGTATCAAAAACATTTCGTGAACTTTCGAAACCTCGTCTTAGTCTCGATACTTATAATTATAATTGATTATGGCATTGCATTTTTCGAGATATTCGCTCGTAGATTaagttttaatctttttaaatttaacaagcaaAACTTCACAATTCATCTATGTCTTTTTCACAAATATAATGTCTAGGTATATCACAAAAATCATCATCCCATAATGCAGAGCGCAGGAGGTGAACGCATTCCCGAGTGTCTGGTTCCCCTGGATACCAAGGTGCATAGGTCACAATGTTGCCATAGCGATTCCAAAAGAACTCACTTGCATTCAAACGCTCAGCACCAATCCAAGAAGAGCATGCCCAGACATCTGGGCATTCCGCTGTATTAGAGAAAAACAGATagagaaatattaaaaagacACTAGAGCAAATACCatgaaatgacaattttttttcaaaacttaaatCTATTTTCTTGCAAAGTTAAAAGTATGGGCattgcaaaaattatgctttGTAAAATCTATTTATAGGTGTGATTTCCGACGGTACTCCAAGCTCAGCCTTTAGTTCAACTGCGCATGCGCATCAGTTGTAAACATTTCACAATGGCTTTTACATGTAAGCAAGAGGATGAAAAGTCTTGAATTTCGACAGATCTAgcaagaaaatgttcaaaagagaTAGAGACAAAGCACAAGTGCAAACTATTTATCTTAAGAGAGAAAGTAGTGTGAACCTGCAGGTGTCATTtaggggatgtgcggccatcttttacattttataagaaaaatgtgAACATATCTCGCGAGCTTTAGTTCATGCACAACTTCTATTGTTTTATCGAACTGTGTTTATTAAAGCGGATAATAACCAAGATAAGGAAAATTAGCTGTAATGTCCTTTTAAAATATgggattttaatgatttcaattAACCTAACCTCACCTAACCTCTGGCAGAAAAGAACCGCAATCGTTTCATTTAAGATACactaaaataatcatgaaagaaaattaccccccccccctccaaaaaaaaatccaatttgtCGATGTGAATGCAATGACAATTTATGTGCATGTTAATTGTATTGTCTCTTCTGTTTTTCTTTCCAGAATATCAAAATCTCTTCACAAcagttcaatattttgataaatttttattctGCCTGTCACTTACCAAGTCTGCTAATCAAACTAGTGCAACATTGTACTTTTTATATCGATCTGATAACATtgtcaaaatacattttcttgtaATGCTTTTGGAAAAAAACTTTACCTGTATCGGCCGCTGGTGGGAGAAATGTTGTTGTTAACCACGTATTCTCATCTTTTGTCTCAACTTCCGTCAAGTAGGCACCCATTTCCTGGCATTCAATCTGCAACATAACAAACTACAATCAACCAATATCAAGCATACTTGTCATCATATAGATATTTCAGTCACCGTATAATTATGTGTTCAACATACAGCACAATGGATCAGTTTTTTTATAGtattataaatcattaaaacatttagtatatcaaaaaaatttgaaaaatgacttTATATAATATGGTTAACAAACATTCAaactaaaatcaattttaaacaggtctgtcacaaaatattttgttaacattttcgATTATATAGCTTATTTGTTTCACCTTAGAGTCTGTCCAGGTCATTTTAAATTCCCCAAGGCCGTAACAATGTCCATTGTAAAATTGGAATCCGTACTCACAGACTGAAAAGAAATCAATCACAAACATTAAGAAACACATaaaaacattaacttatttttttaaaaataatttacctGGCTTCGCGTCACCATTTTCTAAATCACTTAGAACCATttcaacaagagcttggactttgggtagttgtgttaaacagcaatgtgacgtaggcctgtctatttcctTATCAGCCACTCAGCCATAGCTCTctaaaataaacaagttttgtctggcttttgagctaagcctacgcaatcggtgcaaatttcgcttgaaaccgcgtcatttttaacttgttatcACGCacgaaatagatagttacgtcctactgaaagtccaaggtcttgttaaaatggttctaactcAAACTAATCCTTCAAAGAAAAGTACATAAATTTGGGGACAAAACTTTAACTTAGGGCTAAGATTTGACTTGAGGAATGTTGGTAAGGGTGGGGCCTGGATATgctattattataataaatgagCAATTATACCAATGTTCCATATTTGTCATTTTGAATTGACCTAGAACGAATATTCTaggaaattaaaatgatataacaaaaggttgtaaaaacaaataaatatccttatgcttttaaatttttctgTAATAGTGAAATAAGAATTACAAGGACTTGTATCATGAACACAACTACATGTAGAGGATCAAAACTCTGCAGATTTTCCGTATGTGTCACAAAGTTGTCACAaagttacaaataaaaatcagaGTGTTCACAaatatattatgaaaacaataatttttcataacacTGTGGCACTGTCAGAGGAATTAGAATCAAGAAAATTGTGGTGTAttgaaattcaaagaaaatgtttgtttaaatgatatatatgcAGATGAATGACGTTGACACGGTTGGTATGGCGGGCGCATATTAATAAGCGTTTGTgatgttttaatgtatatttttatcaacaatctttttgaaatacaaaaggagtttgaaggggc
This genomic interval carries:
- the LOC128163949 gene encoding lithostathine-1-like, with the translated sequence MHSEPCVGRCLFAIMAILMVSKTISSEVDFRIMTYRRVATIPPEIEVFYLMTSRRRSRIQCFSHCLVKQSQCIGIIYYKTQLLCRLLTADVTEDIVLEEELEPGMVALKKIYVCEYGFQFYNGHCYGLGEFKMTWTDSKIECQEMGAYLTEVETKDENTWLTTTFLPPAADTAECPDVWACSSWIGAERLNASEFFWNRYGNIVTYAPWYPGEPDTRECVHLLRSALWDDDFCDIPRHYICEKDIDEL